In Desulfovibrio sp., a single genomic region encodes these proteins:
- the amrS gene encoding AmmeMemoRadiSam system radical SAM enzyme, with the protein MQALLWHALDGAHKGSVQCDLCAHGCRLKKGDKGLCGVRANSNGELVTLVGNVVTAVNMDPVEKKPLYHFLPGSRTFSIGSAGCNFFCKYCQNSSIAHIPPSGLVPGKRATPEDLIVLAQENHARSMAFTYNEPTVFFELVYETAGLAIARDIRCLLVTNGYMSEECLRALSRRVCAVNVDLKSFRDSFYRQYCGARLQPVLDNLKAMRKLGWWLEVTTLVIPGVNDSAAELKEAAAFIHQELGAHTPWHLSAFHGAHQMADHPSTPLSKLEEAWSIGRQEGLHFVYIGNALSAMGSNTFCPECGVLVIERQGYSITMHMQAGTPGVCPSCHTTLPGVWT; encoded by the coding sequence ATGCAGGCACTGCTCTGGCACGCGCTGGACGGCGCGCACAAGGGTTCCGTTCAGTGCGATTTGTGCGCCCACGGCTGCCGCCTGAAAAAAGGGGACAAGGGCCTGTGCGGCGTACGCGCCAACAGTAACGGGGAACTGGTCACGCTTGTGGGCAACGTTGTTACGGCCGTCAATATGGACCCGGTGGAAAAAAAGCCGCTCTACCATTTCTTGCCCGGCTCAAGAACCTTCTCCATTGGCAGCGCAGGCTGCAATTTTTTCTGCAAATACTGCCAGAACAGCAGCATCGCCCACATCCCCCCCAGCGGCCTCGTGCCCGGCAAAAGGGCCACGCCCGAAGACCTGATCGTGCTCGCGCAGGAAAATCATGCACGCAGCATGGCCTTTACCTATAATGAGCCCACGGTATTTTTTGAACTGGTGTACGAAACCGCCGGGCTGGCCATCGCCCGCGATATCCGCTGCCTGCTCGTGACCAACGGCTACATGTCGGAAGAATGCCTGCGGGCCCTCAGCCGCCGCGTCTGCGCCGTCAACGTGGATCTCAAATCGTTTCGCGACAGCTTTTATCGGCAGTATTGCGGCGCACGCCTGCAACCTGTGCTTGATAATCTCAAAGCCATGCGTAAACTTGGCTGGTGGCTGGAAGTGACCACCCTGGTCATTCCCGGCGTCAATGACAGCGCCGCCGAACTCAAGGAGGCGGCAGCCTTCATCCATCAGGAACTGGGAGCCCACACGCCCTGGCATCTGTCGGCCTTTCACGGGGCGCATCAGATGGCCGACCATCCCTCCACTCCTCTTTCCAAACTGGAAGAGGCATGGAGCATCGGCCGCCAGGAAGGTCTGCACTTCGTGTACATCGGCAACGCGTTGAGCGCCATGGGCAGCAATACCTTTTGCCCCGAATGCGGCGTACTGGTCATTGAGCGCCAGGGCTACAGCATAACCATGCATATGCAGGCGGGCACACCGGGCGTTTGCCCTTCCTGCCATACAACACTGCCCGGAGTCTGGACCTGA
- the purM gene encoding phosphoribosylformylglycinamidine cyclo-ligase, which translates to MSSDRAKAYTQAGVDIEAGNTLVSRIKSMVQSTQTRGVISDIGGFGGLFRPDLSGMSEPLLVSSTDGVGTKLKLAFAFDKHDTVGIDLVAMSVNDILVQGANPLFFLDYFATGKLDVDTAQTVIGGVAEGCRQADCALLGGETAEMPDMYAPGEYDLAGFCVGIVDNAKLIDGSAIQVGDHIVGIASSGLHSNGYSLARKVLEKSGLKPEDAFPGADGATVREVMLAPTIIYVEAVRSLLRDLKVKGMAHITGGGFYDNIPRVLPAQVEARINFGSWQMPPVFRWLKETGDLSWPEILQIFNGGIGYVMVLPPDQSEEAISRIQAFNLRAWHIGDVARRSKGDGGETEQVVVNF; encoded by the coding sequence ATGTCCAGCGATCGCGCAAAAGCCTATACGCAGGCAGGCGTTGACATTGAAGCGGGAAATACCCTTGTTTCGCGCATCAAATCTATGGTGCAGAGCACCCAGACCAGGGGTGTCATCTCAGATATAGGCGGCTTTGGCGGCCTGTTCCGACCTGACCTCAGCGGCATGAGCGAGCCTTTGCTGGTTTCCTCCACGGATGGCGTGGGCACCAAGCTCAAGCTGGCCTTTGCTTTTGACAAGCACGATACCGTGGGCATCGACCTGGTGGCCATGAGTGTCAACGACATTTTGGTGCAGGGGGCCAATCCTCTGTTCTTCCTGGATTATTTTGCCACGGGCAAGCTTGATGTGGATACGGCGCAGACCGTCATCGGCGGCGTGGCCGAAGGCTGTCGTCAGGCCGACTGTGCCCTGCTTGGCGGTGAAACCGCTGAAATGCCCGACATGTATGCCCCCGGCGAATACGATCTCGCGGGCTTTTGCGTGGGCATTGTGGACAATGCCAAACTCATCGACGGTTCGGCCATCCAGGTTGGCGACCACATCGTGGGCATTGCCTCCTCCGGTCTGCACTCCAACGGCTATTCCCTGGCCCGCAAGGTACTGGAAAAGAGCGGTCTCAAACCTGAAGACGCTTTTCCCGGAGCCGATGGGGCCACCGTGCGCGAAGTCATGCTGGCGCCCACCATCATTTATGTTGAAGCCGTGCGCTCCCTTCTGCGCGACCTCAAGGTCAAGGGCATGGCCCATATTACCGGCGGCGGCTTTTACGACAATATCCCCCGCGTGTTGCCCGCCCAGGTCGAGGCCCGCATCAATTTCGGCAGTTGGCAGATGCCCCCGGTCTTCCGCTGGCTCAAGGAAACGGGCGACCTTTCCTGGCCGGAAATCCTGCAGATTTTCAACGGCGGCATAGGCTATGTGATGGTGTTGCCCCCTGATCAGAGTGAAGAGGCCATCAGCCGCATTCAGGCCTTCAACCTGCGCGCCTGGCACATCGGTGATGTGGCCCGCCGCAGCAAGGGCGACGGCGGCGAGACCGAGCAGGTTGTGGTGAACTTCTAG
- a CDS encoding ASKHA domain-containing protein: MLLQIFFAAGTTASSGENADAKPLEIEAAPGQSLSQAIWLSGQMPPQPLCGGLGRCGRCRVRFVANAPASLPAEADVFSASELAAGWRLACRRQVPDGERLALELPQESMASPSGPEDVAATEVGRHMPHTTGSSSPAEISAGSPAGVVTGSLADSQADMSAEKPVPLALAVDLGTTSVYWRAIVLSGDGEKENAADVVGQGSFLNPQAGAGADIMSRLAVARQPQGRSVLSRLVRRSLRNVVDFLEQKGAGRVEGLCMAANTAMTDIFLDLPVDGLCAAPYRLAHGGHETVQVPGLPPVYIPPLPAPFVGGDVSAGLAALLAGGTPRPFVLADLGTNGELALVDAQGRLLLASVPLGPALEGIGPQCGQLAGPGVITDFSLAPTGLEAHFFARRPEDDLREHGGHCPCPSCQAVSRKASASGLPGPAAEDGRARGISATGYVSLLAVLLRTKLVREDGGFESAPAMPLARRLAACLEPGKDSGGMRLRLPHGMWLCAADVEELLKVKAAFALALESLLTAAGLAPGDVAALCLAGALGEHVRAQDLETLGFLPSALAPRLRAVGNASLDGAALLVRNAQMRENLAALCATARLLPLVEEKNFHQNYLRHMRFGA, encoded by the coding sequence ATGCTGTTACAAATTTTTTTTGCCGCCGGAACCACCGCATCCTCTGGGGAAAACGCGGACGCAAAACCCCTTGAAATAGAGGCTGCGCCGGGCCAAAGCCTTTCGCAGGCCATCTGGCTTTCCGGGCAAATGCCTCCCCAGCCCCTGTGCGGCGGACTTGGCCGCTGCGGCCGGTGCCGGGTGCGCTTTGTGGCAAACGCTCCCGCGTCCCTGCCCGCCGAAGCGGACGTTTTTTCCGCCAGTGAACTGGCTGCGGGCTGGCGTCTGGCGTGCCGCCGTCAAGTGCCTGACGGAGAAAGGCTCGCGCTGGAGCTTCCACAGGAAAGCATGGCCTCGCCGTCTGGCCCGGAAGATGTTGCCGCCACGGAAGTGGGGCGCCATATGCCGCACACGACGGGCAGCAGCAGTCCGGCTGAAATTTCGGCAGGCAGCCCGGCAGGCGTCGTGACGGGCAGCCTGGCCGACAGTCAGGCCGACATGTCTGCAGAAAAGCCCGTTCCGCTGGCTCTGGCTGTGGACTTGGGCACAACGTCCGTGTACTGGCGCGCCATTGTCCTTTCCGGCGATGGAGAAAAAGAAAACGCGGCGGACGTTGTGGGGCAGGGCAGTTTTCTGAACCCGCAGGCCGGGGCCGGGGCGGACATCATGTCGCGTCTGGCCGTGGCGCGGCAGCCGCAAGGCCGCAGCGTGCTGTCCCGACTGGTGCGGCGCAGCCTGCGAAATGTGGTGGATTTTCTTGAGCAAAAAGGGGCGGGGCGGGTAGAGGGTCTGTGCATGGCCGCCAATACGGCCATGACGGACATTTTTTTGGATCTGCCTGTGGACGGTCTGTGCGCCGCGCCCTACAGGCTTGCGCATGGCGGGCATGAAACGGTACAAGTGCCCGGCCTGCCGCCAGTGTATATCCCGCCCTTGCCCGCTCCCTTTGTGGGTGGCGACGTGAGCGCGGGGCTGGCCGCGCTGCTGGCCGGGGGCACGCCGCGTCCCTTTGTGCTGGCAGACCTTGGCACCAATGGCGAACTGGCGCTTGTGGACGCGCAGGGCAGGCTTTTGCTGGCCAGCGTGCCGCTGGGCCCGGCCCTTGAGGGCATTGGCCCGCAGTGCGGGCAACTGGCCGGGCCGGGGGTAATCACGGATTTCAGCCTTGCGCCCACGGGCCTTGAGGCGCATTTTTTCGCCCGACGGCCAGAAGATGACCTGCGTGAGCACGGCGGGCACTGCCCTTGCCCGTCCTGTCAGGCTGTCAGCCGTAAAGCCTCCGCCAGCGGACTTCCGGGCCCGGCGGCGGAAGACGGCAGGGCGCGGGGCATCAGCGCCACCGGTTATGTGTCCCTGCTGGCCGTGCTGCTGCGGACAAAACTTGTGCGCGAGGACGGCGGCTTTGAATCCGCCCCGGCCATGCCCCTGGCCCGCAGGCTGGCCGCATGCCTTGAGCCGGGCAAGGACAGCGGGGGCATGCGCCTGCGTCTGCCCCACGGCATGTGGCTGTGCGCCGCTGACGTGGAGGAACTGCTCAAGGTCAAGGCGGCCTTTGCCCTGGCGCTGGAAAGCCTGTTGACGGCGGCGGGGCTTGCCCCCGGCGATGTGGCCGCCCTGTGTCTGGCGGGCGCTCTGGGCGAACACGTGCGGGCGCAGGATCTTGAAACGCTGGGCTTTTTGCCGTCGGCTCTGGCTCCGCGCCTGCGGGCCGTTGGCAATGCCTCTTTGGATGGCGCGGCCCTTTTGGTTCGCAACGCGCAGATGCGCGAAAACCTGGCCGCCCTGTGCGCCACAGCCCGATTACTGCCCCTTGTGGAAGAAAAGAATTTTCATCAGAACTATTTGCGCCATATGCGCTTTGGAGCATAA
- the fliM gene encoding flagellar motor switch protein FliM yields MNKVLAQDEVDALLRGLSGGEIESEVETPEDDSGIVAFDLANQDRIIRGRMPVLEIVNDRFARLCTNALSNSVRKRVELNPISIDMTKFGEFMRSLPVPTSINIFKMDPLRGNAIMVVDSRLVFALVESVFGGAGSQPKVEGREFTRIEQAVVDKIVKIALENMEESWRPVHDVKLELVRSEINPQFAAIVPPSDVVVVITFEVELDTALGSMIICLPYATIEPIRSKLHASFQTERLEVDHAWVARLKERLLETPIELKVHFGGTTITGNQLLRMQVGDVLVLDKDQEDLLNCTVAGVCKYQGIAGTVKAMKSFQIIKENEPQYT; encoded by the coding sequence ATGAACAAAGTTTTGGCGCAAGATGAAGTGGATGCCCTGCTTCGCGGGCTTTCCGGCGGCGAAATTGAGAGCGAAGTTGAGACCCCGGAAGACGATTCCGGCATTGTGGCCTTTGACCTTGCCAATCAGGACCGCATCATACGCGGGCGCATGCCCGTGCTTGAAATCGTCAATGACCGTTTCGCCCGGCTTTGCACCAACGCCCTTTCCAACTCCGTGCGCAAGCGCGTTGAACTGAATCCCATATCCATTGATATGACCAAGTTCGGCGAGTTCATGCGCTCCCTGCCCGTGCCCACGTCCATCAACATCTTCAAGATGGATCCCCTGCGCGGCAATGCCATCATGGTTGTGGACTCCCGCCTGGTCTTTGCCCTGGTGGAGAGCGTCTTTGGCGGCGCTGGCTCACAGCCCAAGGTGGAGGGCCGTGAATTTACCCGCATCGAGCAGGCCGTGGTGGACAAGATCGTCAAGATCGCCCTGGAAAATATGGAAGAATCCTGGCGGCCCGTACACGACGTGAAGCTGGAACTGGTGCGCAGCGAAATCAATCCGCAGTTCGCCGCCATAGTGCCGCCCAGCGACGTCGTTGTCGTCATCACCTTTGAGGTTGAGCTGGATACGGCTCTGGGCTCCATGATCATCTGCCTGCCCTACGCCACCATCGAGCCCATCCGCTCCAAGCTGCACGCCAGCTTTCAGACGGAACGCCTTGAAGTGGACCACGCCTGGGTGGCGCGCCTCAAGGAGCGCCTGCTGGAAACGCCCATTGAACTCAAGGTACACTTCGGCGGCACCACCATCACCGGCAACCAGCTGCTGCGCATGCAGGTTGGCGACGTTCTTGTGCTGGACAAGGATCAGGAAGACCTGCTGAACTGCACCGTGGCCGGAGTCTGCAAATATCAGGGAATAGCCGGCACCGTGAAAGCCATGAAATCCTTTCAGATTATCAAGGAAAACGAGCCGCAATACACCTGA
- a CDS encoding small ribosomal subunit Rsm22 family protein, translating to MSDQQKKKPRPDRSRNGEASHKPADKPADRPAKRPADRDRTADRPGQGKGGEGHSRPDRAGAGKPGGSRNGRPGQDKGGEGHSRPDRAGAGKPGGSRNGRPGQDKGGEGHSRPDRAGAGKPGGSRSGRPGQDKGGEGHSRPDRARPDKSYEDKGRPEKAWPEKSGHEKSGAKKYEPKKYEQDKGRSGKAGSDKNWPGEGRDKSRGQSRGQDRDRSWGQDKDQSRGQSRGQDRDRSWGQDRDKNRDQSRGQERDRNWGQDAGRGRDNGPRPPHSGRPRSDAPRSGRGGASAEGRPDTRNTFDRADGQNRNRAGFTRDGRDRDGRDRDGFNRDDFNRDRRESVAARAPRPAMAQSYAWKGATPLFPPLTAEARAILDQLPEVLARVWPLSAAHRRSLPDDIARLSRLLTTERAALDRPYWSTPAFVSAYMYYFLPWNLVRLIRLLAAMPLPDPQAVVAQGGKALLIDTGSGPLTLPLALWLARPEWRQVPIQVLALDSSSQPLELGRSLLHEVAALTFHQPWQVQIVRAPLEQAARQAAPLLAGGQARPWLVSAANVLNELRFGKRSGRASTLDSYDEDDAPLMGRMDDPDAEGRADYGQSADPDERPDDCREERLARFLDALAPLFRSHGRSATDSAEGQSSGPALLFVEPGTRLGGSTIMDLRHLAVEGGLTALAPCPHQAACPLLGGQGGRTWCHFTFGSEDAPRWLEDLSADAGLGKSGLSLAPLLLSPVAAPEVAAGQEQGRKTSGSMKARVLTAPFAVPGLAGRGRYACAACGLLLLEDAEGLPSGSLLEVQVPPDARRDAKSGARIVRRPGSGALPAGHGSAYASPAAPAEGTPRPARPARPARPTMPTRPGRPAHTDRRDAPARPASRRPSSDRNSGRPQRSGGKGGKKA from the coding sequence ATGTCAGATCAGCAGAAAAAGAAACCGCGTCCGGACCGTTCCCGCAACGGCGAAGCCTCCCACAAGCCCGCAGACAAGCCCGCAGACAGACCTGCAAAAAGGCCTGCGGACAGGGACAGGACAGCAGACAGGCCCGGTCAGGGCAAGGGTGGCGAAGGCCATTCCCGGCCCGACAGGGCGGGCGCGGGCAAACCCGGCGGTTCGCGCAACGGCAGACCTGGTCAGGACAAGGGTGGCGAAGGCCATTCCCGGCCCGACAGGGCGGGTGCGGGCAAACCCGGCGGTTCGCGCAACGGCAGACCCGGTCAGGACAAGGGCGGCGAAGGCCATTCCCGGCCCGACAGGGCAGGAGCGGGCAAACCCGGCGGTTCGCGCAGCGGCAGACCCGGTCAGGACAAGGGCGGCGAAGGCCATTCCCGGCCCGACAGGGCGCGCCCGGACAAATCCTATGAGGACAAAGGTAGGCCCGAAAAAGCCTGGCCCGAAAAATCCGGGCATGAAAAATCCGGGGCCAAAAAATATGAGCCCAAAAAATATGAGCAGGACAAGGGCAGATCCGGCAAAGCCGGGTCTGACAAAAACTGGCCTGGCGAGGGTCGTGACAAGAGCCGTGGCCAGAGCCGTGGTCAGGACAGAGACCGGAGTTGGGGTCAGGACAAAGACCAGAGCCGGGGCCAGAGTCGCGGACAGGACAGAGATCGGAGTTGGGGCCAGGACAGAGACAAGAACCGGGATCAGAGTCGTGGGCAGGAAAGAGACCGGAACTGGGGCCAGGATGCAGGCCGGGGCAGGGACAACGGGCCTCGTCCGCCGCATTCTGGAAGACCGCGCTCAGACGCGCCGCGCTCCGGCAGGGGTGGGGCGTCAGCCGAAGGCAGGCCCGACACTAGAAATACTTTTGACCGCGCAGATGGTCAGAACAGAAACAGGGCTGGATTTACCAGAGACGGACGCGACCGGGACGGACGCGACAGGGACGGTTTCAACAGGGATGACTTCAACCGGGACAGGCGTGAATCCGTAGCCGCCCGTGCTCCGCGTCCTGCCATGGCCCAGAGTTACGCCTGGAAGGGAGCAACGCCGCTGTTTCCGCCTTTGACCGCAGAAGCGCGCGCCATTCTTGACCAACTGCCGGAAGTGCTGGCCCGCGTATGGCCCCTCAGCGCGGCCCACCGCCGTTCGCTGCCCGATGACATAGCCCGGCTGTCACGCCTGCTCACCACCGAGCGGGCGGCCCTTGACCGTCCCTACTGGAGTACCCCGGCCTTTGTCAGCGCGTATATGTACTATTTTCTGCCCTGGAATCTGGTGCGGCTCATCCGCCTGCTGGCGGCAATGCCCCTGCCGGACCCGCAGGCCGTCGTGGCTCAGGGCGGCAAGGCTCTGCTGATTGATACCGGCTCCGGCCCGCTGACCCTGCCCCTGGCCCTGTGGCTGGCCCGCCCCGAGTGGCGGCAAGTGCCCATTCAGGTGCTGGCTCTGGACAGTTCGTCGCAGCCGCTGGAACTGGGGCGCAGCCTCCTGCACGAAGTGGCAGCCCTGACCTTCCATCAGCCCTGGCAGGTGCAGATCGTGCGGGCTCCGCTGGAGCAGGCCGCACGACAGGCAGCGCCGCTGCTGGCCGGAGGCCAGGCCAGGCCCTGGCTGGTCAGCGCCGCCAACGTGCTCAATGAACTGCGTTTCGGCAAAAGAAGCGGCCGTGCCAGCACGCTTGATTCCTACGACGAAGACGACGCACCCCTGATGGGGAGAATGGACGATCCCGATGCGGAAGGACGCGCCGATTACGGCCAGTCGGCGGATCCGGACGAACGGCCCGACGATTGCCGTGAGGAGCGGCTTGCGCGTTTTCTGGACGCGCTTGCGCCGCTGTTCCGCAGCCATGGCCGCTCCGCCACGGACAGCGCGGAAGGCCAGTCTTCTGGCCCGGCCCTGCTTTTTGTGGAACCCGGTACGCGCCTTGGCGGTTCCACCATTATGGATCTGCGCCATCTGGCTGTGGAGGGCGGGCTTACGGCCCTGGCCCCGTGCCCGCATCAGGCGGCCTGTCCGCTGCTGGGCGGTCAGGGAGGCCGCACCTGGTGTCACTTTACCTTTGGCAGCGAAGACGCGCCCAGATGGCTTGAAGACCTTTCCGCCGATGCCGGACTTGGCAAAAGCGGTCTGAGCCTCGCGCCGCTCCTGCTTTCGCCCGTGGCCGCGCCGGAAGTTGCGGCAGGTCAGGAACAGGGGCGCAAAACTTCGGGCAGCATGAAGGCCCGCGTGCTCACAGCGCCTTTTGCCGTTCCCGGCCTTGCGGGCCGTGGGCGCTATGCCTGTGCCGCCTGCGGCCTGCTGTTGCTGGAAGATGCCGAAGGGCTGCCGTCCGGCAGCCTGCTTGAGGTGCAGGTGCCCCCGGACGCACGACGCGACGCCAAGAGCGGCGCGCGCATTGTGCGGCGGCCGGGTTCAGGCGCGTTGCCCGCCGGACATGGTTCTGCCTACGCAAGTCCTGCGGCCCCTGCAGAAGGCACGCCGCGACCGGCCAGGCCAGCCAGGCCGGCCCGTCCGACCATGCCGACCAGGCCGGGCCGCCCGGCTCACACGGACCGTCGGGATGCTCCGGCCCGTCCGGCCTCACGTCGGCCATCTTCCGATCGCAATTCCGGCAGGCCGCAAAGGAGCGGTGGAAAGGGCGGGAAAAAAGCGTAA
- a CDS encoding YccF domain-containing protein translates to MNSTLGCLGNALWFLLGGVFMGLMWWLFGVLCFISIVGIPWGRACFVMGNFAFFPFGKMPVSRDVLTGSPDVGTSVFGTVGNIIWLLFAGIWIAMGHLVSAAACAVTIIGIPFAWQHVKLAALALCPIGKTIVPAPVAQAAEEAATLRDYHGRR, encoded by the coding sequence ATGAACAGTACCCTGGGCTGCCTTGGCAACGCGCTGTGGTTTTTGCTGGGTGGGGTTTTTATGGGCCTCATGTGGTGGCTGTTCGGCGTGCTCTGCTTTATCTCCATTGTGGGCATCCCCTGGGGGCGCGCGTGCTTTGTCATGGGCAACTTCGCCTTTTTCCCCTTTGGCAAGATGCCCGTTTCGCGCGATGTGCTGACAGGCTCCCCCGATGTGGGCACGAGCGTGTTCGGCACAGTGGGCAACATTATCTGGCTGCTGTTCGCGGGCATCTGGATTGCCATGGGGCACCTTGTGTCCGCCGCCGCATGCGCGGTGACCATTATCGGCATTCCTTTCGCATGGCAGCATGTGAAGCTGGCTGCCCTGGCCCTGTGCCCCATTGGCAAGACCATTGTGCCCGCTCCTGTGGCGCAGGCGGCCGAAGAAGCCGCGACACTGCGCGACTACCACGGCAGACGCTGA
- the gmhB gene encoding D-glycero-beta-D-manno-heptose 1,7-bisphosphate 7-phosphatase produces the protein MVEGKVLRRAVFLDRDGTLNKDVGYVHRKEDWQWLPGVAEALKRLRAVGYVLVVVSNQSGIARGMYDREALRLLEEWVNEELAAKNAAIDAWYYCPHLPEITGPCECRKPEPGLLLQAARDLELDLANSWMIGDRVRDVKAGLAAGCQSILLHPEGSDNSDDDDVPDGVAVVPHLPAATVRILAPRMRQLRAARMLEKMKE, from the coding sequence ATGGTGGAAGGTAAGGTTTTGCGGCGGGCAGTATTTCTTGACCGTGACGGTACCCTGAACAAGGATGTCGGCTACGTACACCGCAAGGAAGACTGGCAATGGCTGCCCGGCGTGGCCGAAGCGCTCAAGCGCCTGCGGGCCGTGGGCTATGTGCTTGTGGTGGTGAGCAACCAGTCCGGCATCGCGCGCGGCATGTATGACCGCGAAGCGTTGCGCCTGCTGGAAGAATGGGTCAATGAGGAACTGGCCGCCAAGAACGCGGCCATAGATGCGTGGTACTACTGCCCGCATCTGCCGGAAATCACCGGCCCCTGCGAGTGCCGCAAGCCCGAGCCGGGGCTCCTGCTGCAAGCCGCTCGCGATTTGGAGCTTGATCTGGCCAATTCCTGGATGATCGGCGATCGCGTGCGCGATGTGAAGGCTGGTCTTGCGGCGGGCTGCCAGAGCATCTTGCTGCACCCCGAAGGCAGCGACAACAGCGATGACGATGACGTGCCGGACGGCGTGGCCGTGGTGCCGCATTTGCCAGCGGCGACAGTGCGCATCCTGGCTCCGCGTATGCGTCAGTTACGCGCAGCGCGCATGCTGGAAAAAATGAAGGAATGA